One part of the Sphingopyxis sp. TUF1 genome encodes these proteins:
- a CDS encoding metallophosphoesterase: MLIAQITDIHIGFDPDNPAEYNRKRLDEVLDVLIEGPNRPDLLLATGDITDRGDADSYRRLATAFSRCPFPVWPSVGNHDLRDNFHARFPGLDDGNGFVQYAIDLPELRLVTVDTLEEGRHGGAFCAPRAAWLDAELAKDPAKPTYIVMHHPPVESGIEWMNTHPDEPWVTAFTDVVRGHSQVRGLICGHLHRSVTVAWEGRTVAICSSTAPQVSLDLRPIDENHPDDRPMIVAEDPAYALHRWNGRELVSFYDNAGAHTMLAKYDERLQPLVRELKAERPG; the protein is encoded by the coding sequence ATGCTGATCGCCCAGATCACCGATATCCATATCGGGTTCGATCCGGACAATCCGGCCGAATATAATCGCAAGCGGCTCGACGAGGTGCTTGACGTGCTGATCGAGGGGCCGAACCGCCCCGACCTGTTGCTCGCCACCGGCGACATCACCGACCGCGGCGACGCCGACAGCTATCGCCGCCTTGCCACCGCCTTTTCGCGCTGCCCCTTTCCGGTGTGGCCGAGCGTCGGCAATCACGACCTGCGCGACAATTTCCACGCGCGCTTTCCGGGGCTCGATGACGGCAACGGCTTTGTCCAATATGCGATCGACCTGCCCGAACTCCGGCTGGTGACGGTCGACACGCTGGAGGAGGGACGCCACGGCGGCGCCTTTTGCGCGCCCCGTGCGGCGTGGCTCGACGCTGAACTGGCGAAAGACCCGGCCAAACCGACCTATATCGTCATGCACCATCCGCCGGTCGAGAGCGGGATCGAGTGGATGAACACCCACCCCGACGAACCATGGGTAACAGCGTTCACCGATGTTGTGCGGGGGCACAGCCAGGTGCGCGGACTGATCTGCGGCCACCTCCATCGCAGCGTGACGGTCGCGTGGGAGGGGCGCACCGTCGCAATCTGCTCGTCGACCGCGCCGCAGGTGTCGCTCGACCTCCGCCCGATCGACGAGAATCATCCCGACGACCGCCCGATGATCGTCGCCGAAGACCCCGCCTATGCGCTCCACCGCTGGAACGGGCGCGAGCTGGTGAGTTTTTACGACAATGCGGGGGCGCACACGATGCTGGCGAAATATGACGAGCGGTTGCAGCCGCTGGTGCGCGAGCTGAAGGCCGAGCGGCCGGGGTAA
- a CDS encoding cytochrome c3 family protein: MSFILRRIATTKTGKQIVRDLALPGDTITLGRDSANTIHVADLAVNPHHATISSSDGRHVRVAALEGLGFDFNGRSVDIADLDSAAGGELRFGGHRLTIVREDDKIILLVERIDELSQSSKDVDEAKAFSLAGVMLSKRMGAWVFAALMLAAFLIGPIWAWYSYKNVNERPEGFHADSAWLSGPLSSAHANLKDDCQSCHVEPFVAVTDTACVSCHTGEHKAMSMAHANAPTAMLLAARAPDGGFDKFLANVGEAFNRPQGRCVDCHTEHEGAGPMAATPQKFCADCHDGMQGRLKSAGHPTMLADAADFGAGHPEFRPLVRAAPGAKLARAAPGKGTVDYNGLKFPHDVHLQATGGVARMAASFRGRYDFGQKLECENCHRVEADGVRVKPVEMERDCAMCHSLAFETVGGVTRTLRHGEPDQVVADLTAYYRSTPPSRPLQLGGMQRRRPGAYAEGQVYNIYFNEVAVRPSRAQDAVRAVFSKGGACYDCHTIFAPQSGNNWRVAAVNQTPRFLQKGWFDHDAHRETECADCHTAAPASKISTDLLVPGLRQCRDCHVGESGARLVKVETATESPCAMCHEYHSDGGQPWVPNRQRKVNSAAITNKRADAMVGVSAITGAATRGIYRVTWRTPVLHGARRGG; the protein is encoded by the coding sequence ATGAGCTTCATCCTGCGCCGCATCGCGACGACCAAGACGGGCAAGCAGATTGTCCGCGACCTCGCGCTGCCTGGCGATACGATCACGCTCGGCCGCGACAGCGCGAACACCATTCATGTCGCCGATCTGGCGGTAAACCCGCATCATGCGACGATCAGCAGCAGCGACGGGCGCCACGTCCGCGTCGCCGCGCTCGAAGGGCTGGGGTTCGATTTCAACGGCCGAAGCGTCGATATCGCCGATCTCGACAGCGCGGCGGGCGGCGAGCTGCGTTTCGGCGGGCACCGGCTGACGATCGTGCGCGAGGACGACAAGATCATCCTGCTCGTCGAGCGCATCGACGAGCTGTCGCAATCGTCGAAGGATGTCGACGAGGCCAAGGCTTTCTCGCTTGCGGGTGTGATGCTGAGCAAGCGGATGGGGGCGTGGGTTTTTGCCGCTCTGATGCTGGCGGCGTTCCTGATTGGGCCGATCTGGGCTTGGTACAGCTATAAAAATGTGAACGAGCGACCCGAGGGATTTCATGCCGACAGCGCATGGTTGTCGGGCCCGCTGTCGAGTGCGCACGCCAACCTGAAGGATGATTGCCAGTCGTGCCACGTTGAACCGTTTGTGGCGGTCACCGACACCGCCTGTGTCAGCTGCCACACCGGCGAGCACAAAGCGATGAGTATGGCGCACGCCAACGCGCCGACCGCGATGCTGCTCGCGGCGCGCGCGCCCGACGGCGGCTTCGACAAATTCCTCGCCAATGTCGGCGAGGCGTTCAACCGGCCGCAGGGGCGCTGTGTCGATTGCCATACCGAGCATGAAGGGGCGGGGCCGATGGCGGCGACGCCGCAGAAATTCTGTGCCGATTGCCATGACGGGATGCAGGGGCGGCTGAAAAGCGCGGGACATCCGACGATGCTGGCCGATGCGGCTGATTTCGGCGCCGGCCACCCTGAGTTCCGCCCGCTCGTCCGCGCGGCGCCGGGCGCGAAGCTGGCGCGCGCGGCACCGGGTAAGGGGACGGTCGATTATAACGGCCTCAAATTCCCGCACGACGTGCATCTGCAAGCGACCGGCGGCGTCGCACGCATGGCGGCGAGTTTCCGCGGGCGTTATGATTTCGGACAAAAGCTGGAGTGCGAGAATTGCCACCGCGTCGAGGCCGACGGGGTGCGCGTGAAACCGGTCGAGATGGAGCGCGACTGCGCGATGTGCCACAGCCTAGCGTTCGAGACCGTCGGCGGAGTGACGCGAACCCTGCGCCATGGCGAACCCGATCAGGTCGTCGCGGACCTTACCGCCTATTACCGCTCGACTCCGCCGTCGCGGCCGCTCCAGCTCGGCGGAATGCAGCGGCGGCGGCCCGGCGCCTATGCCGAGGGACAGGTTTACAACATCTACTTCAACGAGGTGGCAGTGCGGCCGAGCCGCGCGCAGGATGCAGTGCGCGCGGTGTTCTCGAAAGGCGGCGCCTGTTACGACTGCCACACCATCTTTGCACCACAATCCGGCAACAATTGGCGCGTCGCGGCGGTGAACCAGACGCCGCGCTTCCTGCAAAAGGGCTGGTTCGACCATGATGCGCACCGCGAGACCGAGTGCGCCGATTGTCATACCGCGGCGCCCGCGTCGAAAATTTCGACCGACCTGCTCGTGCCGGGGCTGCGCCAGTGCCGTGACTGCCATGTCGGCGAGAGCGGCGCGCGGCTGGTGAAGGTCGAAACCGCGACCGAATCGCCCTGCGCGATGTGCCACGAATATCATTCGGACGGCGGCCAGCCGTGGGTGCCGAACCGTCAGCGGAAGGTTAACAGCGCGGCAATTACAAATAAACGCGCCGATGCTATGGTGGGTGTGAGCGCGATCACAGGTGCCGCGACGCGCGGCATTTATCGTGTGACCTGGCGCACACCGGTTTTGCACGGGGCAAGGCGGGGCGGGTGA
- the pyk gene encoding pyruvate kinase, translating to MVQSFTPRQRKVRILATLGPASANVEMIAALHRAGADAFRVNMSHGDHAGHAKVIAAIRSLEKETGRPTTILVDLQGPKLRVGTFRDGPAELVRGAVFVLDTDRAPGDAHRVHLPHPELFAALEPGTRLLIDDGKLVLRVQRVTAERIETLVEVGGKISDRKGVNVPDVVVPLAALTEKDRKDLAFALEQHVDWVALSFVQRPEDVAEARRLIGGKAALLVKFEKPSGVQRIEEILELADAAMVARGDLGVELPPEAVPPLQKRIVATARRMGKPVVVATQMLESMITSPSPTRAEVSDVATAVYDGADAIMLSAETAAGAWPVEAVTMMDSIARSVESDPDYFRRLHFTETAPDATTADALAEAAGSIITTIAADAIICFTASGSTARRVARERPGAPLLVLTPKKEAARRMGLLWGAHAVPTKDIGSFEEMIAKGKRMALRHGIGRPGAKLVMMAGVPFGTPGSTNVLHVATLTGDELRGYS from the coding sequence GTGGTTCAGAGCTTTACACCCCGCCAGCGCAAGGTCCGCATCCTGGCGACGCTTGGCCCCGCGAGCGCCAATGTCGAGATGATCGCCGCGCTGCACCGCGCGGGCGCCGACGCCTTTCGCGTCAATATGAGCCATGGCGACCATGCGGGCCATGCGAAGGTGATCGCCGCGATCCGGTCGCTGGAGAAAGAGACCGGCCGACCGACGACGATCCTCGTCGACCTGCAGGGGCCGAAGCTGCGTGTCGGCACCTTCAGGGATGGACCCGCAGAGCTGGTCAGGGGCGCGGTGTTCGTGCTCGATACCGACCGTGCACCGGGCGATGCGCATCGCGTCCACCTGCCGCACCCCGAGCTGTTCGCGGCGCTGGAACCCGGCACCCGCCTGCTGATCGACGATGGCAAGCTGGTGCTGCGCGTGCAGAGGGTGACGGCCGAACGGATCGAGACGCTGGTCGAGGTTGGCGGCAAGATTTCGGATCGCAAGGGCGTCAACGTCCCCGACGTCGTCGTGCCGCTCGCGGCGCTTACCGAGAAGGATCGCAAAGACCTGGCCTTCGCGCTCGAGCAGCATGTCGATTGGGTCGCGTTGTCGTTCGTGCAGCGCCCTGAAGATGTTGCAGAGGCGCGACGGCTGATCGGCGGCAAGGCCGCGCTGCTCGTCAAGTTCGAGAAACCGTCGGGGGTGCAGCGGATCGAGGAAATCCTCGAGCTGGCCGACGCGGCAATGGTCGCGCGCGGCGACCTGGGGGTTGAGCTTCCCCCCGAAGCCGTGCCGCCGCTGCAAAAACGTATCGTCGCGACCGCGCGGCGGATGGGCAAGCCGGTGGTCGTCGCGACGCAGATGCTGGAATCGATGATCACGTCGCCCTCGCCGACGCGCGCCGAAGTTTCGGACGTTGCGACTGCGGTCTATGACGGCGCCGACGCAATCATGTTGTCGGCCGAGACCGCGGCGGGGGCTTGGCCGGTGGAAGCGGTCACGATGATGGATTCGATCGCGCGTTCGGTCGAAAGCGACCCCGATTATTTCCGCCGCCTGCACTTCACCGAGACGGCGCCCGACGCCACGACCGCCGACGCGCTGGCCGAGGCGGCGGGCAGCATCATCACGACGATCGCGGCCGATGCGATCATCTGCTTCACCGCGTCGGGTTCGACCGCGCGCCGCGTCGCGCGCGAGCGGCCGGGCGCGCCCTTGCTCGTCCTGACGCCCAAGAAGGAGGCGGCGCGGCGCATGGGGCTGCTGTGGGGCGCCCATGCGGTGCCGACCAAGGACATTGGCAGTTTCGAGGAGATGATCGCCAAGGGCAAGCGCATGGCGCTGCGCCACGGCATTGGCCGGCCCGGTGCGAAGCTGGTGATGATGGCGGGGGTGCCGTTCGGCACCCCGGGGTCGACCAATGTGCTGCACGTCGCAACGCTGACCGGCGACGAACTGCGCGGATATAGCTGA
- a CDS encoding metal-dependent hydrolase family protein, whose product MRMMLVAAMLGTGFLAGAPLAAQTPGSTYIHAGRLLDQPGRAPRGPSTIIVRDGKIAEVRDGFAAPDDGARVVDLKDAFVLPGLIDMHVHLSTDDNLLRSRLESSGRDVEDVFVIAQDNARKTLEAGFTTVRDLGGDGRTTTTLRDAINNGVIVGPTVIPAGTMISVTGGHGGVNGLNRTLAHAVAAERTNICDGPDGCASAVRAQISLGAEVIKFAATGGVRSNVAGGLGKQMSDVEMKSVIDTAHSFGRKVTAHAHGKEGIDAALRAGVDSIEHGSFIDDETVKLFKASNAALVPTAVAPIAALAQARRGDAPGPQLAKAEEAAAAHANSMTRAVKANVRILFGTDSGVAPHGDNAKEFALMVKAGMTPAQAIKAATIDNAAELDRPIGAILPGREADIIAVGGDPLADVTALEKVAFVMRRGVVHKLDGKRQPFPSE is encoded by the coding sequence ATGCGTATGATGTTGGTCGCTGCGATGTTGGGGACAGGGTTTTTGGCAGGCGCTCCGCTCGCCGCGCAGACACCCGGTTCGACCTATATTCATGCCGGACGCCTTCTGGACCAGCCTGGACGCGCGCCGCGCGGGCCATCGACCATTATCGTCCGCGACGGCAAGATCGCCGAGGTACGCGATGGTTTTGCCGCCCCCGACGACGGTGCACGCGTGGTGGATCTGAAGGACGCCTTTGTCCTCCCCGGCCTGATCGACATGCACGTCCACTTGTCCACCGATGACAATCTGCTGCGCAGCCGCCTCGAATCCTCCGGGCGCGACGTCGAGGATGTCTTTGTCATCGCCCAAGACAACGCGCGAAAGACGCTGGAAGCGGGATTTACGACGGTGCGCGATCTCGGTGGCGACGGGCGGACCACGACCACGCTGCGCGATGCCATCAACAATGGCGTTATCGTCGGCCCGACGGTGATCCCTGCCGGCACGATGATTTCGGTGACCGGCGGCCATGGCGGAGTCAATGGCCTCAACCGCACTCTTGCCCACGCCGTCGCGGCCGAGCGTACAAACATCTGCGACGGACCCGATGGCTGCGCCAGCGCCGTCCGCGCGCAGATCTCGCTGGGTGCAGAGGTCATCAAATTCGCGGCAACCGGCGGCGTTCGCTCGAACGTCGCGGGCGGGCTGGGCAAGCAGATGTCGGATGTCGAGATGAAATCGGTGATCGACACCGCGCACAGCTTCGGACGCAAGGTGACGGCGCACGCGCATGGCAAGGAAGGCATCGACGCCGCGCTGCGCGCCGGGGTCGATTCGATCGAACATGGCAGCTTCATCGACGATGAAACCGTGAAGCTGTTCAAGGCATCGAACGCGGCGCTGGTGCCGACCGCGGTCGCGCCGATCGCCGCGCTCGCGCAGGCGCGGCGCGGGGACGCCCCCGGCCCGCAACTTGCCAAGGCCGAGGAAGCGGCCGCCGCGCACGCCAACAGCATGACGCGCGCGGTAAAGGCCAATGTCCGCATCCTGTTCGGCACCGATTCGGGCGTCGCGCCGCACGGCGACAATGCCAAGGAATTCGCGCTGATGGTCAAGGCCGGAATGACCCCGGCACAGGCGATCAAGGCGGCGACGATCGACAATGCCGCCGAACTCGATCGCCCGATCGGCGCGATCCTGCCCGGACGCGAGGCCGACATCATTGCCGTGGGCGGCGACCCGCTGGCCGACGTGACCGCGCTCGAAAAGGTCGCTTTCGTGATGCGTCGCGGCGTCGTTCACAAGCTGGACGGGAAACGCCAGCCCTTCCCGTCCGAATAA
- a CDS encoding arginyltransferase has product MSAPFRFPRFFVTSPAPCPYLAGKTERKVFTELSGNNAAELNDALGRIGFRRSQSVAYRPSCADCSACVSVRVCAGEFAPSSSQRRTLRRNADLAVTACKPWATEEQYALLRSYLASRHPDGGMADMDEQDFADMVEQTPVDSFMIEYREPVVGGGKGRLVGCCLTDRQGDGLSMIYSFFDAHHPLREGLGTYIIADHVLRAAKAGLPYVYLGYWIEGSARMAYKARFRPLEKLGPDGWSRFEPSQSERIAAMFELA; this is encoded by the coding sequence GTGTCCGCACCGTTCCGTTTTCCGCGCTTTTTCGTCACCAGCCCCGCGCCATGCCCCTATCTGGCGGGCAAGACCGAGCGCAAGGTGTTCACCGAACTGAGCGGCAACAACGCGGCGGAGCTCAACGATGCGCTCGGGCGCATCGGCTTCCGGCGCAGCCAGTCGGTTGCGTATCGTCCAAGCTGCGCCGATTGTTCGGCGTGCGTGTCGGTGCGCGTGTGCGCCGGCGAGTTCGCCCCGAGCAGTTCGCAAAGGCGCACGCTGCGCCGCAACGCCGACCTGGCCGTCACCGCTTGCAAGCCGTGGGCGACCGAGGAGCAATATGCGTTGCTGCGTTCCTACCTCGCCTCACGCCATCCCGATGGCGGGATGGCCGACATGGACGAGCAGGATTTCGCCGACATGGTCGAACAGACCCCGGTCGACAGTTTCATGATCGAGTATCGCGAGCCGGTCGTGGGCGGTGGCAAGGGACGGCTTGTCGGCTGCTGCCTGACCGACCGGCAGGGCGACGGGCTGTCGATGATCTACAGCTTCTTCGATGCGCATCATCCGCTGCGCGAGGGGCTGGGCACCTATATCATCGCCGATCATGTGCTGCGCGCGGCGAAGGCAGGGCTGCCGTACGTCTATCTCGGTTACTGGATCGAGGGATCGGCGCGCATGGCTTACAAGGCGCGCTTCCGCCCGCTCGAGAAGCTGGGGCCTGACGGTTGGTCGCGGTTCGAACCGAGCCAGTCGGAGCGGATTGCGGCGATGTTCGAGCTGGCTTGA
- a CDS encoding cyclic nucleotide-binding domain-containing protein yields the protein MSEAVKVAIIGSGPAGLSAAARAGQLGLSHVLLEKTDHLSDTIFKYQKGKRVLATPERLDLRSDCRFAEGAREYILGNWDEDAANNKVNVAYHADVAEVTGEKGAFAIRTAKGDVFHAENIVLAIGTQGNPNRMRCEGADMPHIIYQVDDPEDFKDKHITVVGSGDAGIENALGVAEEALENTVTILNRSKDFARAKAKNVSDMMEAGENGLMSIRTETQPKKVEPGWLTLDTPDGEERIPCDVIVARLGSVAPRAFVESMGIEFTGPDREAFPKLSPTFESTVPGIFVIGALAGYPLIKHCMNQGYDVVEFINGNTALTPADEKDLAAIFAGLPQQKSVSEWLDYLRERVSIFADVSPLQMREFMLDSKVAFYRKGEVVFEKGEPGSSLFAIADGHAEVEVAPDVTVPIEQGSIFGEVGLISGRKRGATIRAGADSIFVEVSRTAALKLMAAVPGAKRAINRISLERQLLQIFKGGLTVEDLAPVVEAAEVERVPAGKVVLTEGEQGDDVYVIRSGSMVVEKDIGGKSIFLRYLPAGSFFGEMGVLSGQPRNATVKAAVGSEVIKLTGDSFRKMLAARPQVREATEAAVAERAAMNSFIESRKASYSSAVDLYSDTASFIMKEGLGEATDALLIDENLCVGCDNCEKACADSHEGLSRLDREAGKTFAHLHVPTSCRHCEHPHCMADCPPNVIHRGPDGEVFMEPGCIGCGNCMRNCPYGVIRMEAAPPPKPGLLSWLLLGKGPGPGEPSPKWTKKQLGDEKPKKIAVKCDMCKGIAGGPACVRACPTGAAIRVSPEEFLSIARLDEATD from the coding sequence ATGAGCGAGGCGGTTAAGGTCGCGATCATCGGATCGGGGCCGGCGGGTCTCAGCGCCGCGGCGCGCGCGGGGCAATTGGGCCTCAGCCATGTCCTGCTCGAAAAGACCGATCACCTCTCCGACACCATCTTCAAATATCAGAAGGGCAAGCGCGTACTCGCGACGCCCGAACGGCTTGACCTTCGATCCGACTGTCGCTTTGCGGAGGGCGCGCGCGAATATATCCTCGGCAATTGGGACGAGGACGCCGCGAACAACAAGGTGAATGTGGCATATCACGCCGATGTCGCCGAAGTGACGGGCGAGAAGGGTGCTTTCGCGATCCGGACCGCCAAGGGCGATGTCTTTCACGCCGAAAATATCGTGCTGGCGATCGGCACGCAGGGCAATCCGAACCGGATGCGCTGCGAAGGCGCGGACATGCCGCACATCATCTATCAGGTCGACGATCCCGAGGATTTCAAGGACAAGCATATCACTGTCGTCGGATCGGGCGACGCGGGGATCGAAAATGCGCTGGGGGTGGCCGAGGAGGCGCTGGAAAACACCGTCACTATCCTGAACCGATCGAAGGATTTCGCGCGCGCCAAGGCGAAGAATGTCTCCGATATGATGGAGGCGGGCGAAAACGGGCTGATGTCGATCCGCACCGAGACGCAGCCGAAAAAGGTCGAACCCGGCTGGCTGACGCTCGACACTCCCGACGGCGAGGAGCGCATCCCGTGCGACGTCATCGTCGCGCGGCTGGGGTCGGTCGCGCCGCGCGCCTTTGTCGAATCGATGGGGATCGAGTTCACCGGCCCCGACCGCGAGGCTTTTCCCAAGCTCTCGCCGACCTTTGAATCGACAGTGCCCGGTATCTTCGTGATCGGCGCGCTCGCAGGCTATCCGCTGATCAAGCATTGTATGAACCAGGGCTATGACGTCGTCGAGTTCATCAACGGCAATACGGCGCTGACCCCCGCCGACGAAAAGGATCTGGCGGCGATCTTTGCGGGCCTGCCGCAGCAAAAGTCGGTGAGCGAGTGGCTCGACTATCTGCGCGAGCGGGTGAGCATCTTTGCCGATGTTTCCCCGCTGCAGATGCGCGAGTTCATGCTCGATTCGAAGGTCGCTTTTTATCGCAAGGGCGAGGTCGTGTTCGAAAAGGGCGAGCCGGGATCGTCGCTGTTCGCGATCGCCGACGGCCACGCCGAGGTCGAGGTCGCGCCGGACGTCACCGTGCCGATCGAGCAGGGATCGATTTTCGGCGAGGTCGGGCTGATTTCGGGGCGCAAGCGCGGCGCGACGATCCGCGCGGGCGCCGACAGCATCTTCGTCGAGGTGTCGCGCACCGCGGCGCTCAAGCTGATGGCGGCAGTGCCGGGGGCGAAGCGCGCGATCAACCGCATCTCGCTCGAACGCCAGCTGCTGCAAATCTTCAAGGGCGGGCTGACGGTCGAGGATCTGGCACCGGTGGTCGAGGCGGCCGAGGTCGAGCGCGTGCCCGCTGGCAAGGTCGTGCTGACCGAAGGCGAGCAGGGCGACGATGTTTACGTCATCCGGTCGGGCTCGATGGTGGTCGAGAAGGACATTGGCGGTAAATCGATTTTCCTCCGCTACCTGCCCGCGGGCAGCTTCTTCGGCGAAATGGGGGTGCTGAGCGGACAGCCGCGCAACGCCACGGTGAAGGCGGCGGTCGGCAGCGAAGTGATCAAGCTGACCGGCGACAGCTTCCGCAAGATGCTCGCTGCGCGGCCGCAGGTGCGCGAAGCGACCGAGGCGGCGGTGGCCGAGCGCGCGGCGATGAACAGCTTTATCGAATCGCGCAAAGCCAGCTATTCGAGCGCGGTCGATCTTTATTCGGACACCGCCAGCTTCATCATGAAGGAGGGGCTCGGTGAGGCCACCGACGCGCTGCTGATCGACGAGAATCTGTGCGTCGGCTGCGACAATTGCGAAAAGGCGTGCGCCGACAGCCATGAAGGGCTGTCGCGGCTCGACCGCGAGGCGGGCAAGACCTTCGCGCATCTGCACGTCCCGACGAGCTGCCGCCACTGCGAGCATCCGCATTGCATGGCTGACTGCCCGCCGAACGTCATCCACCGCGGGCCCGACGGCGAGGTGTTCATGGAGCCGGGCTGTATCGGCTGCGGCAATTGTATGCGCAACTGCCCCTATGGCGTGATCCGCATGGAGGCGGCGCCGCCGCCCAAACCGGGACTTTTAAGCTGGCTGCTGCTCGGCAAGGGGCCGGGGCCGGGTGAACCGTCGCCCAAATGGACGAAGAAGCAATTGGGCGACGAGAAGCCCAAGAAGATCGCGGTGAAGTGCGACATGTGCAAGGGCATCGCGGGCGGCCCGGCGTGCGTGCGCGCCTGCCCCACCGGCGCTGCGATCCGCGTGTCGCCCGAGGAATTTCTGTCGATCGCGCGGCTGGACGAGGCGACCGACTGA
- a CDS encoding DUF1244 domain-containing protein, protein MSCSDEQATPNDALDTLNDAVAAAAFRRLVRLLQHRHDAANIDLMGLAGFCRNCLGDWIAEAGGMDKEAGRAIVHGMPTAEWKARYHTAATPEQLARMEESMAKNPHR, encoded by the coding sequence ATGTCGTGCAGCGATGAACAGGCCACCCCGAACGACGCCCTCGACACACTCAACGATGCCGTCGCCGCCGCGGCCTTCCGCCGCCTCGTCCGCCTGCTCCAGCATCGCCACGACGCCGCGAACATCGACCTGATGGGGCTCGCGGGATTCTGCCGCAACTGCCTCGGCGACTGGATCGCCGAGGCGGGCGGTATGGACAAGGAGGCGGGCCGCGCGATCGTCCACGGGATGCCGACGGCGGAATGGAAAGCGCGCTATCACACCGCCGCCACCCCCGAACAACTCGCCCGGATGGAAGAAAGCATGGCGAAGAATCCGCACCGCTGA